The following nucleotide sequence is from Glycine max cultivar Williams 82 chromosome 9, Glycine_max_v4.0, whole genome shotgun sequence.
ACtcgtttagtaaaaaaaaaaaaaaaattatcgatTGGAGAAAAAAGTtacttgttataaaaaaaaggtgaaatatttcaaattttaaataataattatgtaatttgatttttatgatttttactaTTGATTCACATGTTCAATAGTAAAAATTTACTATAATTTAACAGTATATAATGAGGTCTTGGTCATTAAAATATGGTAAGaatatagtaattttttatatactatACATAAAATAGAATGAAATTTGGTGAATGCATCGTGGGTTGATGAGGAAATTTTTTGAGTGATTCTGGAATATGCAATGAAAAGTGAGGTGGTAAACTTTTTCCTGAGAAGACGAGGGGTGGGAAAAAGAGTTGGCAAGTTGGACTTAGGATATGCATGGTATTTCTGAATTCTCATTTCTCTCATCAGTGCGAAGAATCCAAGTGGAACCTAGCTTTTGGTTTCTGCATGTGTTGCTGCTTTCTGTGTCACTATCTCAACGTGACACCgccataatatttttaagagagTTCTTGGAGCCCTAAAAGTTTGGTTATTGGAATCATTATTGAACAAGTGGAATCTGAAATGTTGGGCACCTAGTGTAACATGACTCGAGGTCCCCCACATGCAGCAACGATCATTGACCCATGTTTAAGTGTTTCGGCACCTTTGTCTGTTTTCATTTTGTCACTTTAGATTCACTTCAAAGTATTAAAATGCTGCTAAACAAGTATTAATATTCCGATTAACAAGGATCAGACTCATATTTTATAATCAAGATGTAGGTTTAATCTTTGCTAGCTATCAAATGTAAAGATCTTAATGAACCATATAAAAGTATTCATGTAAGCGTTCTAATTCTTTGAACATTAAGGTATATATTCTAAtcttaaaccttttttttaataaaaagaaagagttttagAATCCTgcttgtattattttattttattgaggtTCTGGTAAACAAATCAACTTGCGTTTTTAGTCAAGTGGGATTTTAGAAATTAAGAATTATGTAAGCGTGCTCGTTTGTTAACTTAACTGCATGTCTGCATgtattatataacattttattttattcacgtTTTCTTTTGGAGTCACTACgttagataaatttatttttatcttgatatttttttcttatttttttttcctttttactttattcttaacaaaatgaaagaaaattatcaTTATACTTGTCCTGCTTTGAAATCTGCGGCTCGCGCTTTGACTTGTGGACTTGTGGTGCCTTCGCGACTCGTTGAGATTTTATTcaattgttgatttttaaaagcACCTTTTTCCCATTTTGACTGCGTTTATGCGTAGAATAGAAAGTTTATTCTTTTACTCAACATATATTTGCGTTGAACAAAGACAAATAAAGGTTGTTTTTCCATTTTGGTTGTGagcttttattatttgatttcacGCATCCTCTAGCTTTGACAAGTATATAACCTGTAAATTAACTTAGTTtggaattattttaatttaattaatgatctCATTTAAGTGTATGTTTGGCTGTGAATTTTCATGTACAAGTTGAAGCTTCAAGTACTAATTTTCAGGTATTTTTCAAAATGAACGTGATGTTTCAAGACTCTTGATGTGTTTTCGTAtgcaattgttttaaaattttagagaaagagattttgtaattttgtaggGCCTGGTTATGGAACATCTTGTGCTAAATTCatgctcttttcttttctcttaattatatcttctttttttctttcaaaaaaatatcaaagaaaCAGATTTAtcactaataataatattgtatacGAAAAATACATATACTTTtatacaaaagaagaagaaaaatcagctTCAGCCGGAATGAGATGCAGGGGTGCCTAAtagattaattagtttttttatactgTGGGTTTGAGTTAATGatcatatagtttttttaaatttgaatgaaatcGTTAGGGTTTAAAACGACTACAAATTAGAATTTTGCCGACAGTTTTAAGATAAACCCAGAGTCTTCTTTTATTAGTTTAgaactcaattaaaaataatttaaaaacctgTTTAAAAATCTGCAAAAGAAGTTCAGTACCTAGTAATTTAACCTactttttataagtattttttagaaGCCCTACTTTATATAAGTAAACAACCTTtttgaatattaacataattttcttaaacGACAAGGGTAGAAAGGtgaagcaattttttttctaagaaggATCACTGTTTATATTACCAGTAATGACGActaataattaaagtaattaaaaacagATCGACAGAAGGATggtcaaaagaaataaaagtgggATCTTGCTGTGGGGTTCTTCTGAAAGTGTATTGATCTGATCCTATCTTCTCGTTGCAATTGAATATTCTTAACATGCTTGAACCAAACTGCTACTCTATTTGAGTACTATTTTTAATGAGTTTCTTGCACCCCTGAACTGAAGGCCGAAACATGCATTCTTTTGCTGATACTTAATAgactacaaatattttttttagagataatCCATGGCAACTTCGCTATAACAATTTTACATCAGATAATTTACTGGTTTGATAGTCCAAAACAGCATTATAATTGCTCAAATCCTTGAATCCACCTACCACAATGTTAATCATTAATCTCGTGAAAAAGTTTAAGcatcttttttgtctttataattttattttattttattttaatccttgtaaaatatgtttattttattttttgtctttatagtGTAGATAGTATTCTAaatagcatttttttattattcaaaatatttttttattgtaaaatgtcatctaaaatattttaaggatgaaaaataaaataaatgtattttgcaaagattaaaaaaaattacaggacaaaaaggaaaaaaataataaattgcaggaaaaaatatttaaccctCGTAAAAAATGTGGCGAATTTATCAAAAGTCAAGCAACTTTTTATTAGCTTGTTTTTAATAAGGAGAGGAAGTAAAATATAAACCACAGTTTGTTAGTTTCTTCCTCGGAAAAAATCACGCTatgcaaagaaaataaaattgttgataAATCATCAATTTCAGATTAACCtttgaaaaaaatgcaatttaaaATCTTCTTCTCCACCATTTAAGTAGAATTAACTTCATTGCTTTGTTTTAAGAGAAGTGATGAAATGAAAGGTGTACTGATAACTATGTGTGTCGTGTGCAACTGTGCATGGACTTAGCTTCTGGTTTCTATTGTTGATTTCATCCCttccttttatccaaaccaCAGAAACCTCTGCCTCATCTAAACCACCCATTCATAATctcaaagcaaaaataaaaaccaccccatgaaaataaaataaaacaaaactcgACTCACTACAGATTCATGAACCCTTGGTAATGGTTGAACCAACTAATGAGGTGGCATATCCTTCTTCTTACGAATTCtgcttataaaaataattaaaatatcaaaataaagaaGGATTTTTGTCGTaatatattacaatttttttaatataatttttataataataaaaactagtTTCCGTAGTGGATTTTAGAAATGATTTccctgcaaaataaaaaaaaaggaaatgaatGTAAAGGTGAAAGACGacaataaagatattttagaaatataacaaaaaaaaagtgggaGCTTCAACAATGTAAATGTTGTTCTTGATAGTCCTTATTGGggcttttcttttaatttttcggTGAGATACTTGAGTTTTCTTCTTGCAGTCATTCTTCTTCTacattcaatatatttttttataattttaatattgtcCTTACATATCTATATAAAttgacaaaaatattatatatgtaaaaaaatatattattaaatcaaaattaattattacaaaatttattaggtaaatatatattaaaaaatttaatactatatataacaacattaattattttttaacataattaacctattaatttaattagttagaaTATCATACTAATAATACTAAAATCACATTTAAAACTAacatgttttattaattttaaatatgatatgGATCCACGTCCGTGTGAGCTATACGTAGGTTATTTAATATGAGGGGATTGCTTTCTGCACTGTTATTTTGCTCCCTTCACCCCTAAACTTTTGAAACCCCCAACGTACCCTTCTGTCGATTTCATCTTGCTACTACTGCACTCACAGGTCACAAGCATAACTCCAACGACCACGACCCAAACACCAAAATGCACTCGCGCAACAAATGATACCCTCCGCACCTCGAAACCCTCACCACACCGGTGACGCACAACACGTCGCGTGACCACGCCCAAAGACCCAACAGTGTTCTACAATAGCTATTTTGAAAGCATATTCATGAATAATTATTTGGAATAACTAGAATACTTTTCGTGATTGACTATATGTTTTTGgaataactttatttataaaaaaatgttattgtgtttgatttagttttcaaaaaataaaacaataagatTTCTAATTATTTGAGAAACTActctaatattttcttttaaaaaataaattataactatcttttaaaatttatatattagaaTAATTTGTTCATATTCAAATAAATCTGTACAATATGACTAACATGCGTGTAGTTTTATTACACTATtagattatttactttttaaaaaaaaatatttgtttttctttcccctTCCTAAGCGATACAATAAGTTGTATTTGTAACACTATACGCTTAatgatattttgatatatttgcAGCAGTAGAAACTTTATTGGTTCATCTTAATCTTAAATCATACACCTAATCACACCaaattctatatataaaaatttattattaaaataccaCATCGATACATTTATAGATATTATAAAGGATGAATATAATGTGGTTAAGCGTATAATTTAAGGTCAAGattgattaataaatatttcactgCTTCAAATACTGCTGATCTACTCATTTACAATGACACATTATctgatatattattttgaatatattatttattgtagagactacatatttaaaataagacaattctaaacaataaatttttcttttaatatttaattcaattgcatatttaaaactcaaactcaaaattaatagttaagttaaaataatcttGTGCATTTGATTTATGTGCTTGGTGATTTAAAATACACtacttattaataattaaaatttattagaaattataaaattttgcaaATTTTACTCTTATTCAATGAGTCACATTCatacttttgtattttttaataaaatttaatcaataaaaaaaaatatgatagaattagtgtattaaaaaatttattactaaCATCCCTCTAAAACAAATATAGGCAAGTGACGATGTCCCCTAAAAGCTTCCTAgctataaaagattaaaaaaaaaaaaacagcaaaaaGCTTTGAACATATTACATATGTCCCGTTacgttaaaattattttgcatttctttaaaattaaacaatttaggGAATTGTTAAATGAaagaatttcttttaaaatgaatttgtttCTAAAGTGAATGAATAAGGATATTAGATTTTGGTAAATTGGGacaataattgattttaaatcaaattaatgataCATGCTAGGTGAATAAAATTAACAAGACGGTGAGTTTCAATAAGATaatagttgaaatttttttttatgtacattaaaaaaacatttaccatttctttttacaaaagacgTAACAAGACATTTAATgttacaataatttaatatgcacgaggaaaaaaacacaaatttcaaTATGAGAATATATTGAATTCCAAAGttgaaaaacaaagaaggaATACTAAGTTTGGAAACTAACATTAATTGTTGTTGGAGTTTCACAAAAGTCCATGCCATTTCCCCCTGctctttttatatctttttccttttttctttctggagtaaaaataatgattttgaagTAGTCGTAGATGACTTCGTCTGAGTCGAACCccttttatgaaaaaagaagcaatacttataaaataaattatacaatcaaaagagaaaaaaaagatagagatgATTTAAATGTCATTAAGCAACAGAAACAAAAGAGATAAACACAAGCATTATGTAATAAAAATTGctgtacactttttttttttgacagaatatAAATGGTTGTATATATATCATATCTCTTATGAAACATGATGCATTTCCACCGATTAATGAACTTGTGATTGACAACATCTTCATGGGTTGTTTACGCTGAAAGCCTGAAATTGATATAACAAATTAAGTTGCATGATTAATAATTCAATGATGGattaaaaataatcacaaatgcatagagaaatatatatttttcttactcGTGCATGtgtgtttaaattttgttgaatttatGAAGATTACTCATGAAAGGTATTGTGAATTTTGTATAAAACATATGTTTTGCTCCTCAAGAAAATAACATTTGTGAAATTTGATGTTCAAACTCCTTTAACAACCTATTATCATCACTTGCAAAATTGTGTAAACCATCCATGTCAAGATAAGAGAATTATCcctaatttataagaaagattGCTAAACTTAAAAAAGTGGGAATACACATgcaaaacaagtaaaaaaaaggCTCACCATTTTAAGAAGGAGTAACCACAACGTGTATGTCAGTATTGTTAGGAGGTAATTGTAAACGAAGGGGATAAAGTTTTGCATTCAATGGGTTGCGACAACACACAAGAATATCATCATGCCCTGTTTCTTCTTTTAACTTTTCCTTCAAATCTTCCACGCTACTTCCTTTGAATGTAAAGAACTTTTCTTCATTTGCACTAGGAACATCTCCATTTTCATCacctatattataaaatataacccTTCCATCTTTTTTGGGTGACTCATTCTCCTTTAAATCCTCATTCtgcataaaacaaaacaatttgaGATAGATACGACAATTAATCCATGCCCCTTAACTCTCAATTACcatatgcatatataataattataagtatACCATTTGTGTTGataatacataataatttaattatatagttTCAAGCTAAAACCACATTTCACAATTAATTTATGCACTTGCATGCAATTCTTTTAGTATCctgttaattaaatatttccattcttatttaattaaagcaatcatatttttattattaaattaattatgaaattatttgtaAGTTTTTACTAAAATACTTCTTGTTAATTCTTGATATAGAGTATATGAAAATACTTTCAATACAATAACACAGCAAATTGTATCCTCAAGAAATTCTTGAgtatataaacaaatatatataacacaatcaCAACCTCCTATTTGTAAGGTACAAACCTACAAGTAGCTTGTGTAACACAAAAAAGGAATCTCTCCATGATTGTACTAACGAATTTGTCTCCATATTCGCATatcattgttatattttatttgtaaatttcATCATTGAAATTATATATGGATGAAATGATCAAATTAACTTTTATCTAACCTCAATTGGTACTTTAGAAGACTTGAGATCTATATTAAAGGAGACATCATCTGAATATGTAGGAGAATCCAATTCGGTAGAATCCATTGAAGGATTGGGTGTGGCAATAGGTGTAGTGTTTTCTATTGGGTTGGGAGGGTTTGGTCGAAGCTCTACAAGGTCCACCTCCCATAGAACCCAATTTGATGTTGATGTTCTATGTGGGATGTCATGGGTGATAGAGTTCCTCCAAGGTGGTAAGCCTCCATTGGCACGCAAATATTGGCCATGGCATGTCTTAAGCCTTATTTGTGTACCTTCTCTTATGGGTTCCCACCCCAAAGATGAATTTAATCTTGTGGGAAGGGTTTGCAACACTTTCTTCCCCGTGGCACCAAATAAAAATGGCATATTGGAGGCTGTTAAGTATTTTTCATGGCAACTTTTTAATCTTATTAAGTTGGCATCCTCTACAATCTCCACGGTCCATTTAGCATTTTTGTAGGTTCCATTACGATCTTGGAAAACACTTTCTTTGTCATCATCTGCCAACAAGTATTTGTCACGGTGGCTCCTTAAGCGTACCACTTT
It contains:
- the LOC121172858 gene encoding uncharacterized protein, with the protein product MEFFQKAKVVRLRSHRDKYLLADDDKESVFQDRNGTYKNAKWTVEIVEDANLIRLKSCHEKYLTASNMPFLFGATGKKVLQTLPTRLNSSLGWEPIREGTQIRLKTCHGQYLRANGGLPPWRNSITHDIPHRTSTSNWVLWEVDLVELRPNPPNPIENTTPIATPNPSMDSTELDSPTYSDDDLKENESPKKDGRVIFYNIGDENGDVPSANEEKFFTFKGSSVEDLKEKLKEETGHDDILVCCRNPLNAKLYPLRLQLPPNNTDIHVVVTPS